In the Salvia miltiorrhiza cultivar Shanhuang (shh) chromosome 8, IMPLAD_Smil_shh, whole genome shotgun sequence genome, TAAACCCAACCTCAACAGTGTGTTTATGGCCTTGTCAACTGCCATTTCCACCTACATTGACATTCCATCCATCTCAATACAATTAGTAATACATACATGATAGGATCAATGAATACTTGATGACTATTTACCTTCTCTTGGAAAACATCATACATGAATGCCTCACATTTATGGGCAATGCCTTTGGTGCTTCTCACCTGCACTCAACCAAATTCTTGCTCACTTCTTTTATTTCCATTCTACTTCAAATAATACTGTAAATTGAGAAATCACTACTAACCTGGTCACTCTCTGCTTTAAGTAGGGTTGCATACACCAAAATGGCTTCTTTGTACTGCACAAGGATTAAGGTTAAGGAAATGAGCCAGAATCAAAAGCAACATCAAAATGAAAAGATTCATCAAGTCTAGGCTTCTCACTTGCTGCTGTTCAGACGCGTCGAGAAGAAAATGGATAGAACCAAAGCCGCTAGCTACTGTTTTCTCGTATAGTGTCCTATTCACCAGAAGCTGAAACAAATCAATGGATAAGTAAACTTGCACACTTCTTCCACAATGACAAATATTACACAAATGGAATTTGCTCGGCTCACTTGATATCTATCACTTGTTTGTTTGTATCCCAAAAGTACACGAAACATATATATCCCAAATGCAGTGGCTGCAGCTACATCCAAAAATATTGCAGATCTGCAAACTACACACGAATAAGAATCTACAAACTCTACTCACAGGTAATGTGAATCACGAGATCATGTACATACGGTGAAGATAAAATGTTAACAAATTTATAGCTGAAGAAGTACGCCAGAAGTCCCAATATTGTTGCAGCATCCAACCGTACCTGCAGATGGTGGGTGGTCAAGTTTGTAACTAAGATCATTCCACCATATCAGCACATATTTGTTCAAGCCACAGCAGAAACACATTAAATGAAACAAATCACAAATACGTTGATTATTCTTAATGTTTCAGCAGGGCAGAAAAATAATTTTGGGATATGGAACAGATCAGATAAGATTAGACTTATTATACATACCGCGTCAAGGATACGGAAAGACAGCTGCTTGTGAGGAAAAATAACCTAAAAAAAAGGATAAATATTATTCAGTGACACAAAAGATTTGCATAGCAGAGGAGTGCCTTCAGTGCTGAAACATTTACCGGCAAATCTGGAATAGGAATTGTCTCATAGATTTTCATTTGCAATGAAGGCACCTCAGCTTGATCTGGAGTTTCCCTTTCTCCATTGTTCCCAATATATAGCAAGACTAATTCTTGGAATGCTGGCTCCTAGAAGAAGACATTTTTATTTAACTTAGGACTGATCATTTAATAATTTGAAATGCTGATACAAAGAAAAATGGTGTGCAGACTGTGAAACAGCCTGTTACCAAAATAACATGTTCGCAAACAGATTAAATGGGAACTAACAGGATAAGTAAAATAAATCTGTGGTGACTGATAGATGCATTTCCCATTTTTTGCAGTTCTCACGACAAGGGCTTCAAAATTGATTCTGATTGAGAAAGTAGAATTAGTCACTTCTAGTTCCAACAAAATTCTCGGGTCTAGAAAATTGTAGACGTGACAGAAAAAGCTCAtatatattgttattgttattgtctTTGCATTATCCAATGCCCTGGGCCCATAAGATAGTTCTCGATATTGATACAAGACAGAATGAACTTCTTTAGCAACTTGCAGTGTATTGGTTGGGAATTGAATGTTAAAGGTTTATAAATGAGCATGGTGAAGGACGAACACCTAGTAGCTACTAACATAGCTCATTCTGCCATTGTATCGCTATTCAACCATGTCCCTGTTGGCCTGGAGTGTTATGCATCACATCCAATATATTAAGCAACTCCAAGCCCAAAAATTGTGTACACTTCTAACATTCCTAAACTAATTGAAAATCTCAcagaattttaaatttaaatgggATGATATCAATATGTTGAACTAATGTCAACAGATAGTATGATGATTATAGGCCTGAACACACAGAAAGGTCGAAACAACTCAACCATAAGAACTAGTAAACATTATGCGCATTTAATGTACCTGCAGAATAGATTGTGAGGATAGAATTGAAACGGCTGTTTTTAACATCTTCCTGAAGTCATTTCCACAATATCTAGGTGATGCAGGTTTCCAAATGTCGCTAAGGGATATCCTTGGTAGGAAACTTGGGCTGTGCAAATAAAAGTTACTTATAAGTAGGTTCATGGCATGCTCTTTAGTTGCAGTACTCAACTTTTGACTTGCGTAAGATCTTCCACCTCACAAGTTTAATGGGATAATAATCAGTCAGAGTCAAACCTAAATTTGGATTCAGAACTACTACTGTCCAAGTGAAGGTCAAATGCTTCCTCAGGAATTGATGGTACAAGGCCCACCCATGCTAAAAACTTCCTTAAGAGCCTCTCACGCGGACCAAATTTTGAGAGAATTCCTTCATAAAGAGATACAGCTTTCTGTGCAGCAACCCAGATTGGGAGCTCACTGGATAAGATGTCTATTTCATCAAGCTCATCAAATATTTTTCCATCATAGGAACTGGACTTCAGGGAAAGAGACAAGCCCTCAAGCCAACGCTTAAATCTTTTTGCCAAAACGTCTGTATCCTGTATCCGTATAACACTCTTGAATATCTGTTCCAGAAAAcattgtaaaattttaagtaAACATATAACTAGGAAAGTAGAAATGTTCATATGAAAAGTTCTACATTGCCACTGATTGACTGAATAACAAGAGTTTCTAACAGAAGAGCTTTATGGAGATTAGCTGGACATGAACAATTTGCACGGAAGTTCTCGTCCCACCCACATCACTTATATTTTTACGATTTACAGATTATAGCATGTCTAACATCTTATGTGCAAAAGGCAAAACTATTCTGATCACAGTGACCTAGACACAGAGAATTATTAGAATAAGATTGAAAAACTTATGCCATGCCAATTACCTCATCCAACCAGACACCTAATCTCCCCATTGGTTTAGCAATAAGAAAAAGAATGTTCTGCAATAACTTTGACTGCAAGTAATCCAGCTTTTCAGCAATTAGCAGGCCCTTCTGCCTCTCAGTTGTGTATCCCCGCCTGTATATAAAAAATGATCACGTGGGAAGAGTGAAAGACCTGCCAATATTCCATCAGGCAGATATGATTCGGAGGAGCATGCATAACAATAAGATCAGGCGAAGCAAATTTGGACATCCAGTAGGTGGCAATCTGTGTACTCATTTACCTGAATACAATAACACTGGACACCGATGCTCTTTTCCAGTCAATATAAATAGGCAAGGTAAGGAGGTAATCAGTATTTAGTGCTGAAGTCAACATCAAATCCCTGGGAGACAACTCTTCAAACTCAGCATTGTTGAGCAGTCTCATGAAAGCGCGTTGAAAATGACCTGGGATGGCAGTTCTAAACGAAAATTAAAGAATAAGTGAAACTTGAGGTTCGTTGGTGACAATCATGCTAATAAGAATGTAAAGATGTTCAAAGACAGAGGAATTCTCCTCACCTGACTTACTATCACACTATAATAGCACGTAACTATTGGAGGACTTGAAGAATGCACTTGGGAATTACACACACATATTGAAGATTTTACTTTCGGATAGTTATTCTCAAAATAAATTTGTGATCTATGACTATGAGCAGGACAACGCTGTATTAGTATCTGTAATTAAGAAATAAACAGAGCATAGAAGAGACCTGGAAGCCTTGATAGAATCCCTCTGCTCATTCCTGGATGAAAAATCCAAAAGTGAACCGAGGTCGAGGGTAAAACCAAGGGGCAATGACAGCTTGGATTTGGAGTCAGTCTCATCTCCTTCATGTTCACTATCCTCATTCGCCACAGCTGGAAAATCATCAGTCTTGGCCTTGGTGGAAAGAGTAAGATCATCATAGTAACTTCTCATTTCCTCTAAAATGGTTTTGTGTTCGGCATGAAGAATCGAATCCAAGCACCTGCAATTGCACAAGCAGATATGTCAAAGAAAAGATGGTGCAATTGTCATTATTCATATCCCTTTCCTCTCTATTTCATGACTAACCAACTGCAGATTACCACAAGAACTTGAGCTAATTTTGCCTAATTCATATCTCAGTGAAAGATGGGATTGGAGAAATACTAGTAATCAGGATAAAAATACtgaatcatgcatcttatcaatcatcaAAAAGTAAAGTCATTAACGCGAAGGAGAGAAGAAGAATTACTGACTGGGAAAGAGCGAGAAATTGACGAGCTTCCTCCGGCGAGGGGAACATGGAGGACACAATGGCGTCCAGTAATTCCGACTTGGAAACAGGTACGTATCTCTGCCTCGGCACCTGAATTCCCGAGCTACTAGTACGCTTATCTTCATCTGGCGTCGGCGGCGGGGGCTTATGCAGCTCAATTAGAGCTTCCTGCACCGAGGCTGAGCGAGAGCAGCGAATGAGGGCAGCACGACGCCATTGGCAAttggaagaagatgaagatgatgatgagaGAGGGCTGAAGCAGCGCAGAGTCTGCGTAGATACGGACATCAGCAACCAAATAACTGCCAACCCTCAGTTTCTTAAGCTCTGCTATGGCGTACTATAATTTGGTAAGAgcgagagagacagagagaggaATATTTTGTACCTCACATCTGAGGTTTCAGTTTGTTTCCACGTCGCGTCTCTCTTTATTGGACACTTTGCCATACAATTTCTTCTCCTAACTTTGACATACAAAAATCTTTATTAGACACTTTGCCATACAATTTATCTTCTCCTCCTTCCCTGTCTCtcaataattacttgactttccttctcaaaaaaaaaaaataataataataataataataataataataataataataataata is a window encoding:
- the LOC130999635 gene encoding uncharacterized protein LOC130999635; the encoded protein is MSVSTQTLRCFSPLSSSSSSSSNCQWRRAALIRCSRSASVQEALIELHKPPPPTPDEDKRTSSSGIQVPRQRYVPVSKSELLDAIVSSMFPSPEEARQFLALSQCLDSILHAEHKTILEEMRSYYDDLTLSTKAKTDDFPAVANEDSEHEGDETDSKSKLSLPLGFTLDLGSLLDFSSRNEQRDSIKASRTAIPGHFQRAFMRLLNNAEFEELSPRDLMLTSALNTDYLLTLPIYIDWKRASVSSVIVFRRGYTTERQKGLLIAEKLDYLQSKLLQNILFLIAKPMGRLGVWLDEIFKSVIRIQDTDVLAKRFKRWLEGLSLSLKSSSYDGKIFDELDEIDILSSELPIWVAAQKAVSLYEGILSKFGPRERLLRKFLAWVGLVPSIPEEAFDLHLDSSSSESKFSPSFLPRISLSDIWKPASPRYCGNDFRKMLKTAVSILSSQSILQEPAFQELVLLYIGNNGERETPDQAEVPSLQMKIYETIPIPDLPVIFPHKQLSFRILDAVRLDAATILGLLAYFFSYKFVNILSSPSAIFLDVAAATAFGIYMFRVLLGYKQTSDRYQLLVNRTLYEKTVASGFGSIHFLLDASEQQQYKEAILVYATLLKAESDQVRSTKGIAHKCEAFMYDVFQEKVEMAVDKAINTLLRLGLVVKKSGDNDDVVHPIPCATASITLRNRWNTLIN